The following proteins are co-located in the Alphaproteobacteria bacterium genome:
- a CDS encoding restriction endonuclease, whose translation MTIWVVRAGRKGEREDKALKDNLSFIGWGEMPDLAKFKTKDDLKRTLAEVYSNNKSGRINNHANQIWAFLSGIKIGDTIALPLKNQPAIAFGKVVGDYFYKADNPEDMRHCRKVEWLPEPILRSKFDSDLKYSFGAIQTVFKVDRNDAEARIKRMITRPNTKDKIPDSNKDIPSESGLGLYDLAADQLSDFIGRKFRGRNMEKLVEAVLKAKGYETDLCPEGADGGVDILAARGVMGFEHPRICVQVKSGDGAVGREILDQLQGVMQKFKADHGLLVSWGGFKPTVIEEARRNFFQIRLWNDQKLVQEIQEVYEKLPSEIQAEIPLQRSWILVDEE comes from the coding sequence CTAAATTCAAAACAAAAGATGACTTAAAGCGGACACTGGCTGAAGTATATTCCAATAATAAATCTGGCCGCATAAATAATCACGCGAATCAAATATGGGCTTTTCTAAGTGGTATAAAAATTGGTGACACCATTGCATTACCACTCAAAAATCAACCTGCTATTGCATTTGGCAAAGTAGTAGGAGATTATTTTTATAAGGCAGATAACCCAGAGGATATGAGGCACTGTAGAAAAGTGGAATGGCTTCCCGAACCTATCTTGCGCTCTAAATTTGACTCAGATCTGAAATATTCGTTTGGTGCGATTCAAACTGTTTTTAAAGTTGATAGAAATGATGCGGAAGCTCGTATTAAAAGAATGATTACGCGACCCAACACAAAAGACAAAATCCCCGATAGCAATAAAGATATACCAAGTGAATCTGGCTTAGGACTCTATGATTTGGCCGCCGATCAATTAAGCGACTTTATCGGAAGGAAGTTTCGCGGCAGAAATATGGAAAAATTGGTAGAGGCTGTTCTGAAAGCCAAAGGCTATGAAACAGATTTATGTCCCGAAGGAGCAGATGGCGGCGTAGACATTCTTGCCGCAAGAGGGGTTATGGGTTTTGAACACCCCAGAATCTGTGTCCAGGTTAAATCTGGTGATGGTGCAGTTGGAAGAGAGATTCTAGATCAACTTCAAGGTGTTATGCAGAAGTTTAAAGCAGACCATGGCTTACTAGTATCCTGGGGAGGATTTAAACCTACTGTTATTGAAGAAGCTAGGCGTAATTTCTTTCAAATTAGACTTTGGAATGATCAAAAATTAGTTCAAGAGATTCAAGAGGTTTATGAAAAACTCCCTTCTGAAATACAGGCTGAAATCCCACTACAAAGAAGTTGGATTTTAGTAGATGAAGAATAA